Proteins encoded within one genomic window of Gemmatimonadaceae bacterium:
- a CDS encoding PAS domain-containing protein, whose translation MKEVTKTKAQLVAEVTRLGTHAAEHETAANRERGLRESLQASETRYRRLFEAAQDGILILDAGSGEIVAVNPFLANLLGYP comes from the coding sequence ATGAAAGAGGTGACGAAGACCAAAGCGCAGCTCGTCGCGGAAGTGACGCGCCTCGGGACGCATGCCGCGGAACACGAAACGGCCGCGAATCGAGAGCGTGGACTGCGCGAGTCCCTGCAGGCGTCCGAAACCAGATATCGGCGCCTGTTCGAAGCCGCTCAGGATGGGATCCTGATTCTCGATGCCGGGAGCGGGGAAATCGTCGCGGTCAATCCGTTCCTGGCCAACCTGCTCGGTTATCCGC